A window of the Pantoea sp. Lij88 genome harbors these coding sequences:
- a CDS encoding TetR/AcrR family transcriptional regulator C-terminal domain-containing protein, which yields MKKILSADQIVTEALMLLNEAGIDGISTRKIAKQLGVEQPALYWHFKNKDRLLQAMAEAAMQTHWNFPLPEEGQDVKTWLINNLKSFRHTLLLYRDGARLHAFHVPGDDSGRLEQKISFLVGQGIDENDAKLALMTASKFTVGFVLEEQQEGSLTELNRRSQFFIADKEHMYERGLELILSGIISE from the coding sequence ATGAAAAAAATTTTGAGCGCTGACCAAATCGTTACGGAAGCATTGATGTTGCTGAATGAAGCAGGAATTGATGGCATCAGTACGAGAAAAATTGCGAAGCAGCTGGGCGTAGAGCAGCCGGCTCTGTACTGGCATTTCAAAAATAAAGACAGGCTACTGCAAGCCATGGCCGAAGCCGCCATGCAAACTCACTGGAATTTTCCCTTGCCTGAAGAGGGTCAGGACGTAAAAACATGGCTTATAAACAATCTGAAGTCATTTCGTCATACTTTGCTTCTCTACCGTGATGGTGCCCGCCTCCATGCTTTTCATGTGCCTGGTGACGACAGCGGACGGCTTGAACAGAAGATAAGCTTTCTGGTGGGGCAGGGGATCGATGAAAATGATGCGAAACTCGCGTTGATGACAGCATCAAAATTCACGGTTGGTTTTGTCCTTGAAGAACAACAGGAAGGCTCGCTGACGGAATTGAACAGGCGTAGTCAGTTCTTTATAGCCGATAAAGAACATATGTATGAACGAGGTCTTGAACTGATATTGAGTGGAATTATTTCTGAATAA
- a CDS encoding YafY family protein produces MATGKKMRRADRLFQIIQILRRNHFPVTAAKLAEELEVSKRTVYRDMADLAGQRIPVAGEAGTGYVLSSDYDMPPLMFTAEELEAVFLGIELVKQLPDATLAHNANDVLAKITSVIPKKLMDLLTESTVAIKPDNREISKSDTREIRAAIRNERKIFIKYRAADGNISERVIWPIVLGYDFSHSLLIAWCENKKDFRHFRISQIVKIIVMNDSIRTDRKSLKLQWQRWRSTQTSQPDIL; encoded by the coding sequence ATGGCAACAGGAAAAAAAATGAGGCGCGCAGACAGACTTTTCCAGATAATTCAGATACTTCGCAGAAATCACTTTCCCGTTACAGCGGCTAAGTTAGCAGAGGAGCTTGAGGTATCTAAGCGTACTGTCTACAGAGATATGGCGGATTTGGCTGGGCAACGCATTCCTGTGGCGGGAGAGGCGGGAACAGGCTATGTGCTGAGTTCAGATTATGATATGCCACCCTTGATGTTTACTGCGGAAGAGCTTGAGGCTGTCTTTTTAGGCATTGAACTCGTTAAACAACTGCCTGATGCCACCCTTGCTCATAATGCGAATGATGTATTAGCTAAAATCACATCGGTCATTCCGAAAAAACTTATGGATTTACTGACTGAGTCAACGGTTGCTATTAAACCTGATAACCGGGAAATCAGTAAATCTGACACACGTGAAATCCGCGCGGCAATACGCAATGAACGTAAAATTTTTATAAAATATCGCGCTGCAGATGGAAATATTTCTGAAAGAGTTATCTGGCCCATCGTCCTCGGATACGACTTTTCACATAGCTTGCTTATAGCCTGGTGCGAAAATAAGAAGGATTTCAGGCATTTCCGTATAAGCCAAATAGTGAAAATTATTGTCATGAATGACAGCATCCGCACAGACAGGAAAAGCCTGAAACTTCAATGGCAAAGATGGCGATCCACCCAGACCTCACAGCCCGACATCCTGTAG
- a CDS encoding MBL fold metallo-hydrolase — protein sequence MKILLMLVASLIAFSPVHAAVQPSALDQQAPGYYRMKLGKLRITAVSDGTVTVPLNSLLTNISPDKLSKAMARDAMTPQAETSINAFVIDDGKKRILVDTGAGELFGHNGGHLLTNLAAAGYPAASIDAVLLTHIHADHSGGVMRAGKPAFPNAEVYVDKRDVDFWLNPANASRVEASQAHTFAESERTLRPVINAGLLKTFIAPATLPTGIRAESTAGHTPGSVLYRVESEGQTLVLWGDIVHAKAVQMPDPEVAIHFDVNQKQAIATRERVLQQAADQGYWVAAAHIAFPGLGHVQHEGNAYRWVPANYSAQLGK from the coding sequence ATGAAAATTTTACTGATGCTGGTCGCTTCACTTATCGCATTCAGTCCGGTCCATGCGGCCGTTCAGCCGTCTGCACTGGATCAGCAGGCGCCGGGTTATTACCGCATGAAGCTGGGCAAACTGCGTATAACCGCCGTTTCCGACGGCACGGTCACGGTGCCCCTCAATTCATTACTGACCAACATTTCGCCGGACAAACTCAGCAAAGCGATGGCCAGAGATGCGATGACGCCGCAGGCCGAAACCTCCATCAATGCCTTCGTTATCGATGATGGCAAAAAGCGCATCTTAGTCGATACCGGAGCGGGTGAGCTTTTCGGCCACAATGGCGGACATCTGCTGACTAACCTTGCCGCAGCGGGCTATCCGGCAGCGTCGATCGATGCTGTACTTCTGACCCACATCCATGCCGATCACTCTGGCGGTGTGATGCGTGCGGGCAAGCCTGCTTTTCCAAACGCTGAAGTTTACGTGGATAAACGGGATGTCGATTTCTGGCTTAATCCGGCTAACGCCAGCCGGGTGGAGGCCAGCCAGGCACATACTTTTGCAGAATCTGAACGGACGCTTCGCCCGGTTATCAACGCCGGGCTGCTCAAAACGTTTATCGCGCCAGCCACCTTACCGACAGGGATTCGTGCAGAGTCGACAGCCGGCCACACGCCGGGCAGCGTACTTTATCGCGTAGAGAGTGAAGGACAGACACTGGTGCTCTGGGGCGATATCGTCCATGCCAAAGCAGTACAAATGCCCGATCCTGAAGTGGCTATCCACTTTGATGTTAATCAGAAGCAGGCTATCGCTACACGTGAGAGGGTACTGCAACAGGCTGCCGACCAGGGCTACTGGGTGGCTGCCGCGCATATCGCTTTCCCTGGCCTGGGCCATGTTCAGCATGAGGGTAACGCCTATCGCTGGGTGCCCGCTAATTACAGTGCGCAGCTGGGGAAGTAG
- a CDS encoding LysR substrate-binding domain-containing protein, with amino-acid sequence MKSDIPLNALRAFEASARHLNFTRAGMELFVSQAAVSQQVRLLEERLGVVLFKRLPRGLELTDEARLLFSKISEEFHRIEKAYRQFEGGKVREALSISCVGTFALGWLLPKIEDFQQRHPAIELSIQTNNNVVSLAGEGVDFAIRYGSGNWTSSHNALLLDAPLTLLCRPETAKRLLKPGDISGETLLRSYRIEEWDNWFAAAGIPPFRINGPVFDSSRLIIDAVMITGGVALAPDVMFQPEIKQGLLARPFDIYAGQDGYWLTWQRARKMTHSMHIFREWISQQIMTP; translated from the coding sequence GTGAAAAGTGATATCCCGCTCAATGCGCTGCGAGCTTTTGAGGCTTCTGCCCGCCACCTCAATTTCACGAGGGCTGGCATGGAGCTTTTCGTCTCTCAGGCGGCGGTCAGTCAGCAGGTCAGGCTGCTTGAAGAACGATTAGGGGTGGTTTTGTTCAAAAGGCTTCCCCGGGGCCTTGAGCTGACCGACGAGGCCCGGCTACTTTTCTCAAAAATTTCTGAAGAATTTCATCGTATTGAAAAGGCGTACCGTCAGTTCGAAGGAGGAAAGGTCAGGGAAGCACTGTCGATTTCCTGTGTAGGCACGTTTGCGCTGGGCTGGCTTTTACCGAAAATTGAAGACTTCCAGCAGAGACACCCTGCTATCGAACTGAGTATCCAGACAAATAATAACGTTGTAAGCCTTGCCGGAGAGGGTGTCGATTTTGCTATAAGATACGGTTCTGGCAACTGGACTTCATCGCATAACGCACTTCTTCTGGATGCGCCGCTTACCCTGTTGTGTCGGCCTGAGACCGCAAAGAGACTACTCAAACCTGGCGATATTTCTGGCGAGACTTTATTACGTTCTTATCGTATTGAAGAGTGGGATAACTGGTTTGCTGCAGCAGGTATCCCTCCGTTCAGAATTAATGGACCTGTTTTCGATTCTTCACGCCTTATTATTGATGCCGTCATGATTACCGGTGGCGTAGCACTGGCTCCGGATGTCATGTTTCAACCGGAAATAAAACAAGGCTTGCTCGCCAGACCTTTTGATATTTACGCCGGTCAGGATGGGTACTGGTTAACGTGGCAGAGAGCCAGAAAAATGACCCATTCGATGCACATATTCCGCGAATGGATTAGTCAGCAAATAATGACCCCGTAG
- a CDS encoding VOC family protein, with protein MKLASVRLIVKDMARVVEFYEFITECRAQWLAPVFAEIVMPGAAIAIGSEETVPLFRAGCAKAASNETAIIEFYVTDVDHHFNRLRVQGIEFVHEPKVMPWGNRTLQFRDPEGTLVSLFTPVTDSAIERFNR; from the coding sequence ATGAAATTAGCTTCAGTAAGACTGATTGTAAAAGACATGGCCAGGGTCGTTGAATTCTACGAATTTATCACTGAATGCCGCGCCCAGTGGCTTGCCCCTGTTTTTGCTGAGATTGTCATGCCAGGTGCTGCAATCGCTATTGGAAGCGAAGAGACCGTCCCGCTTTTCAGGGCGGGATGTGCAAAGGCGGCCTCTAATGAAACCGCCATAATCGAATTTTACGTTACCGATGTAGACCATCATTTCAACAGGTTACGAGTGCAGGGTATTGAATTTGTTCACGAACCCAAGGTCATGCCCTGGGGAAACCGGACACTGCAATTTCGCGACCCGGAAGGCACGCTCGTGTCACTGTTTACGCCTGTCACTGACAGCGCGATTGAAAGATTTAATCGCTAA
- a CDS encoding FAD-dependent monooxygenase, whose product MSNEHLNETGVLITGGGIVGLSAALFLHQNNVPFILIEKNPTLSMLPRARGFSARTMELYRSVGLQQAIEKQALKAWKQGTFGGARSGKSMLDSLSLSEADVQRLHSEADPSPCMLTACPQTLIEPVLYEALLDREQNIHFGWELIEISQHKSGVTARVRDSEGALHQINASFLFAADGARSSIRSASGIQRKGIEASRHYLNIFFEADLTDDVCGKTFSQCEVSNDTVKGLFLSMNNTTRWSFHLDYDPDKCHPEQWDDNALISALRSAIGKDCEIKVLARSPWNTRVKVANVYRRDRIFLMGDAAHVMPPWGGFNANTGIADAHNLCWKIAHVLAGKDDESLLETYETERLPVAERNGKQAWLRTDFDARFQIKSPGNAGYFNDIIDCNELHMRYEYARNRTVEKLLCQPGTRFPHLWVIYCGKTISTLDLFDTEYVRLGGPDSYALGQECFYRFGHELFPCEESSSWRSLTGLADNQTILVRPDGFIV is encoded by the coding sequence ATGTCAAATGAGCATCTGAATGAAACAGGGGTTTTAATCACTGGAGGGGGCATTGTGGGACTTTCTGCGGCCCTCTTTCTGCACCAGAACAATGTGCCATTCATCCTGATTGAAAAAAATCCAACGCTGTCGATGCTGCCTCGTGCGAGAGGGTTTTCAGCCAGGACGATGGAGTTGTATCGCAGTGTGGGACTGCAGCAAGCCATCGAAAAACAGGCACTGAAGGCATGGAAGCAAGGCACATTTGGGGGAGCAAGGAGCGGCAAATCAATGCTGGATTCACTGTCGCTCAGTGAAGCTGACGTTCAGCGCTTACACTCTGAAGCGGATCCGTCACCCTGCATGTTAACCGCCTGTCCTCAGACGCTGATTGAGCCAGTGCTCTATGAAGCGTTGCTGGACAGAGAACAAAATATACATTTTGGCTGGGAACTCATCGAAATTAGCCAGCATAAGAGCGGAGTCACCGCCAGAGTCAGGGATTCTGAGGGGGCATTGCATCAAATCAATGCCAGCTTTCTGTTTGCCGCAGACGGCGCGCGAAGTTCAATCCGAAGCGCATCAGGTATTCAGCGAAAAGGTATTGAAGCCAGCAGACACTACCTGAACATTTTTTTTGAAGCAGACCTGACTGATGATGTATGCGGTAAAACATTCAGCCAGTGCGAAGTAAGCAATGACACTGTTAAGGGTCTGTTCCTGTCGATGAATAATACGACGCGCTGGTCTTTTCATCTGGATTATGATCCTGATAAATGTCATCCGGAACAATGGGATGACAACGCACTGATATCCGCTCTGCGCAGCGCTATCGGTAAAGATTGTGAAATTAAAGTATTAGCTCGCTCCCCCTGGAATACGCGTGTCAAAGTGGCTAATGTCTACCGCAGAGATCGAATTTTTCTGATGGGAGACGCAGCGCATGTCATGCCACCCTGGGGGGGATTTAACGCCAATACGGGCATTGCCGATGCCCATAACCTGTGCTGGAAAATCGCGCATGTTTTAGCAGGGAAAGATGATGAATCCCTGCTTGAGACCTATGAAACGGAAAGGCTGCCGGTGGCGGAAAGAAACGGCAAACAGGCCTGGCTCAGAACGGATTTTGATGCGCGTTTCCAGATAAAATCCCCGGGCAACGCCGGTTATTTCAATGACATTATTGATTGTAATGAACTTCACATGCGTTATGAGTATGCCCGAAACAGGACAGTTGAAAAATTACTCTGTCAGCCAGGCACCAGATTTCCGCATCTGTGGGTTATTTACTGCGGTAAAACTATTTCCACTCTCGATTTATTCGACACTGAGTACGTCAGATTAGGTGGACCAGACTCTTATGCTCTCGGTCAGGAGTGCTTTTACAGATTTGGTCATGAGTTATTCCCGTGTGAAGAATCATCATCATGGCGTTCGCTGACAGGCTTAGCTGATAATCAAACTATTCTGGTCAGACCCGACGGCTTTATAGTCTGA
- a CDS encoding LysR family transcriptional regulator — MLTIRENDFHRIDLNLLTVLLVLRREGSVSRAAEKLHLGQPAVSNALARLRIMFSDPLFVRTAKGMEPTPRAEALIAELGPLMAQMQNVLFQPASFTPSEATHVFRLGMSDWVERWLMPELYAHITRTAPGITLQITASDPFRDAELVARGEIDLAISVGDSTPATLQREKIVSHNFCTLWHPQQLSLPAPLTVEDYVAHDHLLVSYRGAIWSAIDDALAASGKARSIRYVTPHFSSLPPLLARTPALATVPAGLADDWIAHYGLCCSPVPVATPEIALSLLWHKRFDNDMALRWLREELRSVMTDRT; from the coding sequence ATGCTCACTATCAGAGAAAATGATTTTCATCGTATAGACCTGAACCTGCTGACGGTGCTGCTGGTTCTCAGGCGGGAAGGCAGCGTATCGCGTGCAGCAGAAAAGCTGCATCTGGGGCAACCTGCGGTGAGTAATGCTCTGGCCCGGTTACGGATCATGTTCAGCGATCCACTCTTCGTGCGCACGGCGAAGGGCATGGAGCCGACCCCGCGAGCGGAAGCGCTGATCGCGGAGCTGGGCCCTTTAATGGCGCAGATGCAGAATGTACTTTTTCAGCCCGCCTCCTTCACGCCCTCGGAGGCGACGCATGTTTTTCGGCTGGGAATGAGCGACTGGGTTGAACGCTGGCTCATGCCAGAACTGTATGCGCACATTACGCGCACCGCACCGGGCATAACACTTCAGATTACGGCCAGCGATCCCTTCCGGGATGCGGAGCTGGTCGCACGTGGCGAGATTGATCTCGCCATTTCAGTGGGCGACAGCACGCCCGCCACGCTGCAACGTGAGAAGATCGTGTCACATAACTTTTGTACGTTGTGGCACCCGCAACAACTTTCGTTGCCTGCGCCGCTGACGGTGGAGGATTACGTAGCACACGATCATCTGCTGGTCTCTTATCGTGGGGCGATATGGAGCGCTATCGATGACGCGCTTGCGGCTTCAGGAAAAGCACGTTCGATTCGCTACGTCACGCCGCATTTTTCCTCTCTGCCGCCACTGCTGGCGCGCACGCCCGCGTTAGCCACAGTTCCCGCCGGGCTGGCGGATGACTGGATCGCCCATTACGGTTTATGTTGCAGTCCTGTGCCGGTGGCAACACCGGAGATCGCCCTTTCGCTGCTCTGGCATAAACGTTTTGATAACGATATGGCGCTTCGCTGGCTCAGAGAGGAGCTGCGAAGCGTGATGACAGATCGGACCTGA
- the bla gene encoding class A beta-lactamase: MINFKASLTSMLLLAATGCSLSAYAAFDQQTLKSQFETLENKSGGRLGVTVIDTSDGSTYSWRGNERFPLCSTSKVMAVAAILKKNESDPALLDKKIHINKSDMVNYNPITQKHIGSSMTVAELSAAALQYSDNAAMNKLLAYLGGPQQATQFARTAGDKAFRLDRKEPELNTAMPGDARDTTTPLAMADTLRKLVLGSALKEEQRTRLSEWMKGNTTGVNSIKAGLPADWIVADKTGSGDYGTTNDIAVIWPKHHAPIVLTTYFTQPVKDATARKDVLASAAKLVTDAISK; this comes from the coding sequence ATGATAAATTTTAAAGCAAGCCTGACCAGTATGTTACTGCTCGCCGCAACAGGTTGTTCATTATCAGCCTATGCTGCTTTTGACCAGCAGACGTTAAAAAGCCAGTTTGAGACACTGGAAAATAAATCAGGTGGACGACTCGGCGTAACGGTCATTGACACCTCCGATGGTTCAACATATTCATGGCGTGGCAATGAAAGATTCCCACTGTGCAGTACAAGTAAAGTAATGGCGGTTGCAGCGATATTAAAGAAAAATGAAAGTGATCCTGCTTTGCTTGATAAAAAAATTCATATAAACAAAAGTGACATGGTTAATTACAACCCCATCACCCAGAAGCATATCGGCTCATCCATGACCGTTGCTGAGTTGAGTGCTGCGGCGCTGCAATACAGTGACAACGCCGCGATGAATAAATTACTCGCCTATCTGGGTGGCCCGCAGCAGGCAACCCAATTTGCCCGAACAGCAGGCGATAAGGCTTTCCGTCTGGACAGAAAAGAACCGGAGCTTAATACGGCCATGCCGGGTGATGCGCGTGATACCACGACCCCTTTAGCGATGGCTGACACGCTTCGCAAACTTGTTCTGGGATCCGCTCTTAAAGAAGAGCAGCGAACCCGGCTGTCAGAATGGATGAAGGGCAATACTACAGGTGTAAACAGTATTAAAGCGGGCCTGCCGGCTGACTGGATAGTGGCAGATAAAACAGGCAGTGGTGACTATGGCACAACGAATGACATTGCCGTCATCTGGCCAAAGCATCACGCCCCCATCGTTCTCACAACTTACTTCACCCAACCTGTTAAAGACGCAACCGCGCGCAAAGATGTTCTGGCCAGCGCGGCAAAACTGGTCACAGATGCCATCAGTAAATAA